From a single Myxocyprinus asiaticus isolate MX2 ecotype Aquarium Trade chromosome 47, UBuf_Myxa_2, whole genome shotgun sequence genomic region:
- the fgf23 gene encoding fibroblast growth factor 23 → MSLNSCAHKLYHNTTSSFFQTDFMRAVKMRCALSNLQRLHSSLFVLWLTALQGFSPADAAPNPSPLLGSNWGNPRRFIHLQTTSDLNNFYLEISPNGHVRKTTNRGSYSVILLKAESRDCLAIFGVKSNRFLCMDAGGTLFTSTVCNKADCLFHHKLLENHHDVYYSTKNGVLLNLDGAKQVFTAGENLPQSSLFLSEKNTVPLERLQHRERRNRQVNPSDPLNALRYGEASDSRAAQEDDGDFDFEPSERRNISRETLVSPSDDDPWDLLHETSPSSPRISGNVG, encoded by the exons ATGAGTTTAAATAGCTGCGCGCACAAACTTTACCACAACACAACTTCTTCATTTTTCCAAACTGATTTTATGCGCGCTGTGAAGATGCGTTGCGCACTTTCCAACCTGCAAAGGCTGCACTCCTCCCTTTTTGTGCTGTGGCTCACTGCCCTCCAGGGATTCAGTCCGGCAGATGCTGCTCCCAATCCTTCTCCCCTTCTGGGCTCCAACTGGGGGAACCCGCGGAGATTCATCCACCTTCAGACCACTTCAGACTTGAACAACTTCTACTTGGAGATCAGCCCGAATGGACATGTGCGCAAAACTACAAACCGAGGATCCTACA GTGTAATTTTATTGAAAGCAGAGAGCAGAGATTGTCTTGCAATATTTGGGGTCAAAAGTAACCGATTTTTGTGTATGGACGCAGGAGGGACTCTTTTCACATCT ACGGTCTGTAATAAGGCAGACTGTCTTTTTCATCACAAACTTTTGGAAAACCATCACGACGTGTACTACTCCACCAAGAATGGCGTACTGTTGAACCTGGATGGGGCAAAACAGGTGTTTACAGCCGGCGAAAATCTCCCTCAGTCGTCTCTATTTTTATCAGAAAAGAACACGGTTCCACTGGAGCGCCTTCAGCACCGGGAGAGGAGAAACCGGCAGGTGAATCCATCAGACCCGCTGAATGCGCTCCGGTACGGAGAAGCGTCCGACTCGAGAGCGGCTCAAGAGGACGATGGAGACTTTGACTTCGAGCCATCAGAGCGTCGCAACATCTCCAGAGAAACTCTCGTTTCTCCTTCCGACGATGACCCTTGGGATCTTCTTCATGAAACGAGCCCCAGCAGCCCTCGGATCTCAGGAAATGTTGGATAA